The following are encoded together in the Thalassomonas haliotis genome:
- a CDS encoding PEP-CTERM sorting domain-containing protein (PEP-CTERM proteins occur, often in large numbers, in the proteomes of bacteria that also encode an exosortase, a predicted intramembrane cysteine proteinase. The presence of a PEP-CTERM domain at a protein's C-terminus predicts cleavage within the sorting domain, followed by covalent anchoring to some some component of the (usually Gram-negative) cell surface. Many PEP-CTERM proteins exhibit an unusual sequence composition that includes large numbers of potential glycosylation sites. Expression of one such protein has been shown restore the ability of a bacterium to form floc, a type of biofilm.), with the protein MKNKLNLFLSAVLFLITTQVNATIIETISFLGENQGVAESFEFASADVGLTVTAWTTNVNDEQTELAPWQILSGDYGVYNGSTGLGLVSSEHDGYDLDGGSSGNFADDPDEGLLFVFSEQVNLHAFTVGDLSSNDDVNFSWVNLLPSDSLEATNLFVDRNDGSDNYQLSSGTLGYAFMLWVDGNDDDVRIESLEFSTVPEPYTLLLLAIGLLLCGYRGMKKGR; encoded by the coding sequence ATGAAAAATAAATTGAATCTCTTTTTGTCTGCTGTTTTATTTTTAATCACCACACAGGTTAACGCCACAATTATTGAAACCATCAGCTTCCTGGGGGAGAACCAGGGGGTCGCCGAAAGCTTTGAGTTTGCAAGCGCTGATGTCGGCTTAACCGTGACTGCCTGGACCACCAATGTCAACGATGAACAAACCGAGCTGGCGCCCTGGCAAATATTGTCGGGTGATTACGGGGTTTATAACGGCAGTACCGGTTTAGGCCTGGTATCGTCCGAGCATGACGGTTATGACCTTGACGGCGGCAGCTCTGGAAACTTCGCCGATGATCCCGATGAAGGCCTGCTTTTTGTTTTTTCCGAGCAAGTAAATTTGCACGCTTTTACCGTCGGTGATTTATCTTCAAATGATGATGTGAATTTTTCATGGGTGAACTTGTTGCCTTCCGATAGCCTGGAGGCCACCAACCTCTTTGTTGACCGCAATGACGGCAGCGATAACTATCAATTGTCATCTGGTACCTTAGGTTATGCCTTTATGCTTTGGGTGGACGGTAATGATGATGATGTCAGGATTGAAAGTCTCGAATTTTCAACGGTGCCTGAGCCTTACACTTTGCTGTTGCTGGCCATAGGACTGTTGTTGTGCGGCTACCGCGGCATGAAAAAAGGACGCTAG
- a CDS encoding type VI secretion system Vgr family protein has protein sequence MAVSYQFDNRGLYFTDSNGDMHLGHKLTIEEQLSRPFTITGILVSNSFVSADQLGQPLTCHWNEIADNKQKEKRVFHGYLTEVQQLEPESEHGYARYRITLRPWLWLLTLRRNYRVFQQQSLSAILSSVFDDAGFSGNYTLGTLPSDERNYCVQYDESDFDFVTRLLAEQGIHYYFSHSSNSHQLTLHDPASPYEDAEVGKLDYISERSGEQQLISRWQPKLRVHSKSVNTVNYDYASSQLIESGDKSSSHTIANNQKLTQYHFGAHSVKGDISDINSTVADNQLNKLQGDYSAVEGSSKVEELTLATQFSLANHPDSSQVGKYAIEAITHTIDASEQAVVYANDFFCRPAAYPGYPKACPKPQISGLQTAIVIGGDSGQPQHDASGRIKVQFHWDQVGGDSPSCWIRVAQPMASSSLGMQFIPRVDDEVLVSFVNSDPDQPVIIGSVYNSKNPPPYAELNSTQSGIKTQLGETANEIRFDDKSDNEQLYFHAAKDYVVEVENNLTETVTAEYSSTTEKAMTITGNDSYSLTIAETLAEKAKEITMTADDKITLTVGSNSIEISTSGIAINCDKLTIDSSGDIKMSGMNISGSSSAKTEFSAGSNFSASASAQAELSGSAGVTVSSSAQAKVSGSAGAELSSSAMTKVSSSGITQIQGSLVQVN, from the coding sequence ATGGCGGTTTCTTATCAATTTGATAATCGCGGACTCTATTTCACCGATTCAAACGGCGATATGCACCTCGGCCATAAATTGACCATAGAGGAGCAATTATCCAGGCCTTTTACCATTACCGGCATCCTGGTCAGTAACAGCTTTGTCAGCGCCGATCAGCTGGGACAGCCGCTGACCTGCCACTGGAATGAAATAGCCGATAACAAGCAAAAAGAAAAACGGGTGTTTCACGGTTATCTCACCGAAGTGCAGCAGCTTGAACCTGAATCTGAACATGGCTATGCCCGCTATCGCATTACCCTGCGCCCCTGGTTGTGGCTGCTGACCCTGCGCCGAAATTACCGGGTGTTCCAGCAACAAAGCCTGAGTGCAATTTTATCTTCGGTCTTCGACGACGCCGGTTTTTCCGGCAATTACACCTTAGGCACTTTACCCTCGGATGAGCGCAACTATTGCGTACAATACGACGAAAGCGATTTTGACTTTGTTACCCGGCTACTGGCGGAGCAAGGCATTCATTATTATTTCAGCCATAGCAGCAACAGCCATCAGCTGACCCTGCATGATCCCGCTTCCCCCTATGAAGACGCCGAAGTCGGCAAGCTGGACTATATCAGTGAGCGCTCCGGCGAGCAGCAGCTGATCAGCCGCTGGCAGCCGAAATTAAGGGTACACAGCAAGTCGGTCAATACCGTCAATTACGATTATGCCAGCAGCCAGCTGATTGAAAGCGGCGATAAAAGCTCGTCCCATACCATAGCCAACAACCAGAAACTGACCCAGTACCATTTTGGCGCCCACTCGGTAAAAGGCGATATCAGCGATATCAACTCAACCGTGGCGGATAACCAGCTGAACAAGCTCCAGGGGGACTACAGCGCAGTTGAAGGCAGCAGCAAGGTCGAAGAACTGACCCTGGCCACCCAGTTCAGCCTGGCAAACCATCCCGACAGCAGCCAGGTAGGCAAATACGCCATAGAAGCCATTACCCATACCATAGATGCCTCAGAGCAGGCAGTGGTGTATGCCAATGACTTTTTCTGCCGCCCCGCTGCTTATCCCGGCTACCCGAAAGCCTGCCCTAAACCGCAAATCAGCGGCCTGCAAACGGCGATCGTTATCGGCGGCGACAGCGGCCAGCCGCAACATGATGCCAGCGGCCGCATCAAAGTGCAGTTTCACTGGGATCAGGTCGGCGGCGACAGTCCCAGCTGCTGGATACGGGTGGCCCAACCCATGGCCAGCAGCAGTTTAGGCATGCAGTTTATTCCCCGGGTGGACGATGAGGTACTGGTAAGTTTCGTCAACAGCGATCCGGACCAGCCGGTGATTATCGGCAGTGTTTATAACAGCAAGAATCCGCCGCCCTATGCGGAACTCAACAGCACCCAGAGCGGTATCAAGACCCAGCTGGGGGAAACCGCCAACGAGATACGTTTTGACGATAAGTCCGACAATGAACAGCTTTATTTCCATGCCGCCAAAGATTATGTGGTAGAAGTGGAAAACAATTTAACGGAAACCGTTACCGCGGAATATAGCAGCACCACGGAAAAGGCCATGACGATAACCGGCAATGACAGTTACTCGTTAACCATAGCGGAAACTTTGGCGGAAAAAGCCAAAGAAATTACCATGACTGCAGACGACAAGATCACTTTAACCGTCGGCAGCAATTCCATTGAAATCAGCACCAGCGGCATCGCGATTAATTGCGATAAACTGACCATTGATTCCAGCGGCGATATCAAGATGAGCGGCATGAATATCAGCGGCTCCAGCAGTGCTAAAACCGAGTTCAGCGCCGGCAGTAATTTCAGCGCCAGCGCCAGCGCGCAAGCTGAGCTCTCCGGCAGCGCCGGTGTTACCGTCAGCAGCTCGGCCCAGGCCAAAGTCAGCGGCAGCGCCGGGGCAGAACTCAGCTCATCCGCCATGACTAAGGTTTCTTCCTCCGGAATTACCCAGATCCAGGGATCGCTGGTGCAGGTCAACTAA
- the icmH gene encoding type IVB secretion system protein IcmH/DotU — MAEFTQPEQEPVTVAIDFSDTVLREELHFDYADNPLYNVSVPLLSVILTLPRLPKPDNIEQFRQQLKRDVVALSEAGKKLDYPSAVIDKLCCLHCIVIDEFIIHGLWGYDAGWENNTLLSELFSMKNGGELFFTVAEKAMLQPAKMADLLEIIYVFLQMGFKGRYRSRQTDRLGLIIKEIAVAIKGKINKASVLIEDIPQVKYRSLRSGVHYFSLTLLIFFLLGLTTAFVDYWYEQNYPLRAAAFLDLDKLTSRYVLNAKTEDIVYVSTHEDTHAIHNLTSPHSEREKAPDTPVTETVPEQPGVEKMPVKKVPQQAEPEPSTPPPVSTAITGAAEPTGTGDEVPDTSPSVAAYRVQLASFSSEKNAERYLTKFQTSIYPVSLMAVGQYFILYSNADNWSAVKQQQSYFESEYQLSVSVISTKKAEPAL; from the coding sequence ATGGCTGAATTTACCCAACCGGAGCAAGAGCCGGTCACAGTTGCTATCGATTTTAGCGATACCGTACTCAGGGAAGAGTTGCATTTCGATTATGCGGATAATCCCCTGTACAACGTTAGCGTGCCTCTGCTTTCCGTTATCTTAACCTTGCCCCGGTTGCCTAAACCGGACAATATCGAGCAATTTCGCCAGCAGCTCAAACGTGATGTCGTGGCGCTGAGCGAGGCGGGTAAAAAGCTGGATTATCCTTCTGCGGTGATCGACAAGTTATGCTGCCTGCACTGTATTGTTATTGATGAGTTTATTATTCACGGTCTTTGGGGTTATGACGCCGGTTGGGAAAACAATACCCTGTTAAGCGAGCTGTTTTCCATGAAAAATGGCGGCGAGTTATTTTTCACCGTCGCGGAAAAGGCGATGCTGCAGCCGGCAAAAATGGCGGACTTGCTGGAAATTATCTATGTCTTTCTGCAAATGGGCTTTAAAGGCCGCTACCGCTCAAGGCAAACGGATCGCCTCGGGCTGATCATCAAAGAAATTGCTGTGGCGATAAAAGGAAAGATAAATAAAGCCAGTGTTTTAATTGAAGATATTCCGCAGGTGAAATATCGCTCATTGCGCAGCGGCGTGCATTATTTTTCCCTGACCCTGCTGATTTTCTTCTTGCTGGGACTGACAACCGCCTTTGTCGATTATTGGTATGAACAAAACTATCCTTTACGGGCGGCTGCCTTTCTTGATCTGGATAAACTGACCTCACGTTATGTGCTCAATGCCAAGACCGAGGATATAGTTTATGTCAGTACCCATGAAGATACCCATGCCATACATAACTTAACCTCGCCCCATAGCGAGCGGGAGAAAGCGCCGGATACACCGGTTACGGAAACCGTACCGGAACAACCCGGCGTTGAAAAAATGCCGGTAAAAAAAGTACCGCAACAAGCCGAACCTGAACCGTCGACGCCGCCTCCTGTTTCCACAGCAATCACCGGCGCTGCTGAGCCGACAGGCACAGGTGATGAGGTGCCGGACACTAGCCCGTCAGTGGCTGCATACCGGGTGCAACTGGCATCTTTTTCCAGCGAGAAAAATGCCGAACGATACCTGACCAAGTTTCAAACCAGTATATATCCCGTCAGTTTAATGGCCGTGGGTCAATATTTTATCCTCTATAGCAATGCCGACAACTGGTCGGCGGTGAAACAACAACAAAGCTATTTTGAAAGTGAGTATCAGCTCTCGGTGAGTGTGATTTCGACCAAAAAAGCGGAGCCGGCACTATGA
- the tssM gene encoding type VI secretion system membrane subunit TssM — protein sequence MMTFTLTKKHLIGFILGLLFTVFAFSWWLVSSYAWVFALAAGAILIIGSVLWFFNRDEAETKRQKQLEKQDLQLVKKLFSRFTQELKDRGQVRQKYRLPWYLYISHDMAADKALLGQMGFRNSNVVNGSGVLPVQIWLKSDAVMLTVQVSSSDSRSLNCLKLLLKEARKFRSRQTLNGILTGQSLETLIANNSSSCLQLAGNTRLAIDEAQVICGQHLPVYCLFNQMSGLADLCQFFASLDEDELDGAFGAMNVGKKYQGHYDSDWFDGAYEDLSRRLGQAVLSALDSQLNENFRRSVVAAPLQFTQLKRDIGFYLEQLFTSKNSPEQYLFRGFFFTNTEQHLSVVDPLTKQVAYQLGFNEMLAPQGVKLPHSMFVSRLFNKFIRPEAGVAGVNKRRRRLFWFFQGSYAFMIFALAITLAFLLKANFDYHSELNIRVNKQLLNYKSAIRQTPYDIEDLAVNVTNLRQLRDIYMLYQQDTPIYINEQIPGPGIGDAVKQAYHQALSNILLPSLVRYLEEELFVYETLGESLETAKLLNLNEELRQHDLQNWQHLEMYYQQSFIKEGNNDKDLLQGLVLLMGDLYHLGVPQVELDQALIAQARSSISAINTTEVVFQYIKDLPEFSNLVDISNDLGNNFAQLYEFETSRSGHLVPLIFTPQGFSAMDFAPESELMVNVFSSNKALLGHQLTPYEKENISNGLRRYYQQQYVDFWQKFVGDIVLKPVNADNLNHRLSILASKTDAPMNRLYQLIAFYTAPQLPAAQQSQQDKGKNTDEAGGDKQAKSGEKTASALAELTGDNSNSVNHKQAMVTFIKNEFAAYHQFVRLDDKGISELANLHTVVSNVHKWLSASYASNSTLGAYHFQQLTSANKDTSLLHLQQTQVTIEQISEQINTLVELANTQVAQAVSLYVNQKWQQEVSDNFNQQLAGKFPFALDSDQDASFELVNRFFKPEGVFDHFKSHTLSKFKQVGQQLVLNGYTPNAGIVIDERVEGQFTAITGIQKTLYSQSDKQLSIPFRVKTKSMSANAIGFDIFSGRTVFNYRHGPKLWDDFVWPDPDNHSELLTIFHTTDNKKQTKKYQGDWAWLRLIYGFYQPRQLSPQMKVVSDEHEITLQLSVSSDINPLNPDFFSQLVLPDRLL from the coding sequence ATGATGACTTTTACCCTCACTAAAAAACACCTGATAGGTTTTATTCTCGGCTTGTTGTTTACCGTTTTTGCTTTTTCCTGGTGGTTGGTTAGCAGCTATGCCTGGGTATTTGCCCTGGCAGCGGGGGCTATCCTAATCATAGGTTCGGTACTGTGGTTTTTTAACCGCGATGAAGCGGAAACGAAACGGCAAAAACAGCTGGAAAAACAAGATTTACAGCTGGTGAAAAAGCTCTTTTCCCGCTTTACCCAGGAATTAAAAGACAGGGGCCAGGTCCGGCAAAAATACCGCCTGCCCTGGTACCTGTATATCAGTCATGATATGGCAGCCGATAAGGCCCTGCTCGGGCAGATGGGTTTTAGAAACTCCAATGTTGTTAATGGCTCCGGTGTCTTGCCGGTACAGATTTGGTTAAAAAGCGATGCGGTAATGCTGACGGTGCAGGTGTCATCCAGTGACAGCCGCTCCCTCAACTGTTTGAAACTGCTGTTGAAAGAAGCGAGGAAATTTCGTTCCCGCCAGACCCTCAACGGCATACTGACCGGCCAGTCGCTGGAAACCCTGATAGCCAATAACAGCAGTTCCTGCTTACAGCTGGCAGGTAATACCCGGCTGGCAATCGATGAAGCCCAGGTGATCTGCGGCCAGCATCTGCCGGTATATTGTCTGTTTAATCAGATGTCGGGACTGGCGGATCTGTGTCAGTTTTTTGCCTCCCTGGATGAAGATGAACTCGACGGCGCTTTTGGCGCCATGAATGTCGGTAAAAAATACCAGGGACATTACGACAGCGACTGGTTTGACGGCGCCTATGAAGATCTAAGCCGGCGTTTGGGCCAGGCAGTGCTGTCGGCGCTGGACAGTCAGCTCAATGAAAATTTCCGCCGCTCTGTGGTGGCGGCACCGCTGCAATTTACCCAGTTAAAGCGGGATATAGGTTTTTATCTTGAACAACTCTTTACCAGTAAAAACTCTCCCGAGCAGTACCTGTTCCGCGGTTTCTTTTTTACCAATACCGAACAGCACCTTAGTGTTGTTGACCCCCTGACCAAGCAGGTGGCTTATCAGCTCGGCTTTAATGAAATGCTGGCGCCACAGGGGGTTAAATTACCCCACAGCATGTTTGTCAGCCGCTTGTTTAATAAATTTATCCGTCCGGAAGCCGGGGTTGCCGGCGTCAATAAACGGCGTCGCCGCCTGTTCTGGTTTTTCCAGGGCAGCTATGCCTTTATGATCTTTGCTTTGGCAATCACCCTGGCGTTTTTATTAAAGGCTAATTTTGACTACCACAGCGAGCTCAATATCCGGGTGAATAAACAGCTGCTTAATTATAAAAGCGCCATCCGCCAGACCCCGTATGATATTGAGGATTTGGCGGTTAATGTTACTAACCTGCGGCAGCTGCGTGATATTTATATGTTATATCAGCAGGATACCCCGATTTATATTAATGAGCAGATCCCCGGTCCCGGCATAGGGGATGCCGTGAAACAAGCCTATCACCAGGCATTAAGTAATATTTTACTGCCGTCCCTGGTGCGTTACCTGGAAGAAGAGCTGTTTGTTTACGAGACTCTGGGAGAGAGCCTGGAAACGGCAAAACTACTGAACCTGAACGAAGAGTTACGCCAGCACGATTTGCAAAACTGGCAGCACCTGGAGATGTATTACCAGCAGTCTTTTATCAAGGAAGGCAATAATGATAAAGATCTGTTGCAAGGCCTGGTATTGCTGATGGGTGACTTATATCACTTAGGCGTGCCCCAGGTGGAGTTGGATCAGGCCTTGATTGCCCAGGCCCGCAGCAGCATAAGTGCCATTAATACCACGGAAGTGGTTTTCCAGTATATTAAAGATCTGCCTGAATTTTCCAACCTGGTGGATATCAGTAATGATCTGGGCAATAACTTTGCCCAGCTTTATGAATTTGAAACCAGCCGCAGCGGCCATCTGGTGCCTTTGATTTTCACGCCCCAGGGGTTTTCGGCCATGGACTTTGCTCCGGAGTCCGAGTTAATGGTGAATGTGTTCAGTAGCAACAAGGCCCTGCTGGGACATCAGCTGACTCCTTACGAGAAGGAAAATATCAGCAATGGTTTGCGCCGTTATTATCAGCAACAATATGTTGATTTCTGGCAAAAATTTGTTGGCGATATTGTTTTGAAGCCGGTTAATGCCGATAACCTGAATCACAGGTTGTCGATATTGGCATCGAAAACCGATGCCCCCATGAACCGCTTGTATCAATTGATTGCCTTTTATACCGCTCCCCAGCTGCCAGCAGCCCAGCAGTCGCAACAAGACAAGGGTAAAAATACCGATGAAGCCGGCGGGGACAAGCAGGCAAAAAGCGGTGAAAAAACTGCATCGGCACTGGCGGAATTAACCGGCGATAACAGCAATAGCGTTAACCATAAGCAGGCCATGGTTACTTTCATTAAAAATGAATTTGCCGCCTACCACCAGTTTGTCCGACTTGATGACAAGGGCATCAGTGAACTGGCCAATTTGCATACTGTGGTGAGCAATGTCCATAAATGGCTAAGTGCATCTTATGCCAGCAACAGCACTTTGGGCGCCTATCATTTTCAGCAGCTGACCTCAGCCAATAAAGACACCAGCTTATTACATCTGCAGCAAACCCAGGTCACTATTGAGCAAATCAGCGAGCAAATCAATACCTTGGTCGAGCTGGCCAATACCCAGGTTGCCCAGGCGGTAAGCCTGTATGTCAATCAAAAATGGCAGCAGGAAGTCAGTGATAATTTTAACCAGCAACTGGCGGGGAAATTTCCGTTTGCGCTCGACAGCGATCAGGATGCCAGCTTTGAACTGGTGAACCGTTTCTTTAAACCGGAAGGGGTGTTTGATCACTTTAAAAGCCATACCTTGTCCAAATTCAAGCAAGTGGGGCAGCAGCTGGTATTAAACGGTTACACCCCAAACGCCGGGATTGTTATCGACGAACGGGTGGAAGGACAATTTACCGCCATAACCGGCATTCAGAAAACCTTGTATAGTCAGTCGGATAAACAGTTGTCTATTCCCTTTAGGGTAAAAACCAAGTCGATGTCTGCCAATGCCATCGGCTTTGATATCTTCTCCGGCCGTACCGTGTTTAACTACCGCCACGGGCCTAAATTGTGGGATGATTTTGTCTGGCCGGATCCCGATAACCACAGTGAGTTGCTGACGATTTTCCATACCACGGATAATAAAAAGCAAACAAAGAAATACCAGGGGGACTGGGCCTGGCTCAGGCTGATTTACGGTTTCTACCAGCCGCGCCAATTATCGCCGCAAATGAAGGTGGTTTCCGATGAGCACGAGATCACTTTGCAGCTATCGGTCAGCAGTGATATCAACCCGCTTAATCCGGATTTCTTCAGCCAACTGGTCTTACCGGACCGCTTGTTGTAG
- a CDS encoding PAAR domain-containing protein produces the protein MGQPAARITDMHVCPMQTPAVPPIPHVGGPIIGPGAPTVLIGGMPAAVVGDSVTCVGTPDSLVMGSTTVLLGGKPAIRMGDTSAHGGSIVAGMPTVLIG, from the coding sequence ATGGGACAACCCGCCGCCAGAATTACCGATATGCATGTCTGCCCGATGCAAACTCCTGCCGTGCCGCCCATTCCCCATGTCGGCGGCCCCATTATCGGCCCGGGCGCCCCTACGGTACTGATTGGCGGCATGCCCGCCGCCGTAGTCGGTGACAGCGTAACTTGCGTTGGCACCCCGGACAGTTTAGTGATGGGCAGTACTACAGTACTGCTCGGCGGCAAACCCGCGATTCGTATGGGAGATACTTCCGCCCACGGCGGCTCTATTGTCGCAGGAATGCCGACTGTATTGATCGGTTAA
- a CDS encoding DUF6931 family protein, which yields MLKKIPNKNVASIISRYQLSDEAKALLTPELTPEAAIALLQEQELYNDVVQFIAHALPVVEAIGWASDAMDLRQADWTRQEVLAINAARNWLGQPNETLRIRASQLADRVGLECAPGWVAKAVFWSGTGSIVEPDLPAVMPPPFLYGHAAAAAITIAAAVPQWEHYQKFYQQVIELGIQIANGKGINSQEMPFAADNTTDNNTQGN from the coding sequence ATGCTTAAAAAAATCCCCAATAAAAATGTCGCTTCTATCATCAGCCGCTACCAGCTCAGCGACGAGGCCAAGGCTTTACTTACCCCGGAGCTGACACCGGAAGCAGCGATAGCGCTGCTCCAGGAGCAGGAACTATACAACGATGTGGTGCAGTTTATTGCCCATGCTTTACCTGTGGTGGAAGCAATTGGCTGGGCCAGTGATGCCATGGATTTACGCCAGGCGGACTGGACAAGACAGGAGGTCCTGGCCATTAACGCCGCCCGCAACTGGCTGGGCCAACCCAATGAAACCCTAAGGATCCGCGCCAGCCAGCTGGCAGACAGGGTCGGCCTGGAATGTGCTCCCGGCTGGGTGGCAAAAGCGGTATTCTGGTCCGGCACCGGCAGCATAGTGGAGCCGGATTTACCTGCGGTGATGCCGCCGCCGTTTTTATACGGTCATGCAGCGGCAGCCGCCATCACCATAGCCGCCGCCGTGCCGCAATGGGAGCATTATCAGAAATTTTACCAACAGGTGATCGAACTCGGTATTCAGATCGCCAACGGCAAAGGCATTAATAGCCAAGAAATGCCCTTTGCCGCCGACAATACAACAGATAACAACACACAAGGAAACTAA